A stretch of the Solanum dulcamara chromosome 6, daSolDulc1.2, whole genome shotgun sequence genome encodes the following:
- the LOC129891089 gene encoding peroxiredoxin-2, translating into MAPIAVGDVIPDGKVSYFDEQDQLQSVSVHSLAKGKKVIIFAVPGAFTPTCSTKHVPGFIEKADALKSKGVVEILCISVNDPFVMKAWAKTYPENKHVKFLADGAGQYTHALGLELDLSEKGLGVRSRRYALLVEDLEVKVANIESGGEFTVSGADEILKAL; encoded by the exons ATGGCTCCCATCGCCGTTGGTGACGTCATCCCCGATGGTAAGGTATCTTACTTCGACGAGCAAGATCAGCTGCAGAGCGTCTCAGTACACTCACTTGCTAAGGGCAAGAAGGTCATTATTTTCGCCGTTCCTGGAGCTTTCACTCCCACTTGCAG CACGAAGCATGTGCCTGGATTTATTGAAAAGGCTGACGCGTTGAAGTCAAAAGGCGTCGTCGAAATCCTTTGCATCAGTG TCAATGACCCCTTTGTGATGAAGGCCTGGGCAAAAACTTACCCTGAGAACAAACATGTAAAATTCCTTGCCGATGGAGCTGGACAATACACCCATGCCCTTGGGCTGGAGCTTGATCTGTCGGAGAAGGGGCTTGGTGTTCGATCACGAAGGTATGCTCTTTTGGTTGAGGACCTTGAGGTGAAAGTAGCTAACATTGAATCTGGAGGGGAGTTCACGGTTTCCGGTGCTGATGAAATTCTCAAGGCTCTTTAA